The genomic stretch TTTTCACATGGCTGGTATGGAAACTATTTTAGGAAATGGGTATTTTCAGCTGATATTAGCAACTCCTGTTCAATTCATAATAGGTTATAGATTTTACAAAGGTGCTTATCATTCCCTTAAGGGTGGGGGAGCTAATATGGACGTATTAGTTGCAATAGGTACGTCAGCTGCTTACTTTTACAGCTTATACAACGTATTAGTAGGTATCCCACATTACTACTTTGAATCATCAGCAGTTATTATTACTTTAATTTTATTAGGTAAAATGTTAGAGGCTATAGCTAAAGGTAAAACTTCAGAGGCTATAAAGAAGTTAATTGGATTACAGGCTAAGACTGCCAGAGTAATAAGAAATGGAGAAGAACAAGATATCCCTGTAGAAGAAGTAGTAGAAGGAGATGTAGTGATAGTTCGACCAGGTGAAAAAATACCGGTTGATGGAAAAATAATAGAAGGAAATTCATCTGTGGATGAATCCATGTTAACTGGAGAAAGCATTCCAGTAGATAAAAGAAAGGGCGATGAAGTAGTAGGCTCAACAATCAATAAGCATGGAACCTTTAAATTTACTGCGACAAAGGTAGGTAAAGACACTGTTTTAGCTCAAATAATTAAATTAGTAGAAGAAGCACAAGGCTCAAAGGCTCCAGTTCAAAGACTAGCAGATAAGATATCGGGAGTTTTTGTACCTACAGTGGTTAGTATATCAATAATAACTTTTATTGCTTGGTATTTGGTAACTGGAAACTTTACTAATGCACTAATTAGTTCTGTTGCAGTATTAGTTATAGCGTGTCCTTGTGCATTAGGGTTAGCTACACCTACTGCTATAATGGTAGGCACAGGTAAAGGAGCTGAAAATGGAATATTAATAAAAGGTGGGGAGTATCTAGAAAAGGCCCATAGTATAGATACTATTGTTTTTGACAAGACAGGAACTATAACAAAGGGTGAACCAGAGGTAACAGATATAATATCTTTTGCTAAAGACGAGGATACAGTTCTTACATTGGCGGCAAGTGCTGAAAAGGGCTCAGAACATCCATTAGGAGAGGCAATAGTTAAAAGAGCAAAGGAAAAAGAAATTGAATTTAAAGAAATTGAAAACTTCGAAGCAATACCAGGAAAAGGAATACAGGCAGTTATCGAAGGTAAAACAATCTATGTTGGTAACAGGAAACTAATGATAGAAAAGGATATAGAAATTGACAATATAGAGCAGGATATTTCTAAATTGGAACAAGAAGGTAAAACTGCTATGCTAGTATCTGTTTCTGATAAAGTAATAGGAATAATAGCAGTAGCAGATACTATTAAAGAAGGGTCAAAGGAAGCTATACAACAATTAAGGGACATGGGTGTAGAAATATATATGTTGACTGGAGATAATCAAAGGACAGCCAATGCAATAGCTAAAGAAGTAGGAATTAAAAATGTAATAGCAGAGGTGTTACCAGAGAACAAAGCAGAAAAAATAGAGGAACTAAGGAATCAAGGCAAAAGAGTAGGTATGGTTGGAGATGGTATAAACGATGCTCCAGCATTGACTATAGCTGATGTAGGTTTTGCTATAGGTACAGGAACAGATATAGCTATGGAGGCTGCCGATATTACTTTAATGAAAGGTAATTTAAAAGATATAGTAGCTTCAATAGAGCTTAGCAGAAAAACTATGAGAACAATAAAGCAAAATCTATTTTGGGCCTTTGCATACAATACTGCTGGAATTCCACTAGCTGCATTTGGATTTTTAAGCCCTATGATAGCAGGTGCTGCTATGGCTTTAAGCTCAGTATCTGTTGTATCAAATTCACTAAGACTTAAGAGATATAGAGTTTAGTTAGTAGTTAGTTGTTAGTAGTCAGTTGCGTAAAAAGCTCATAGTTCCTAGCTCTCAGCTTTTAGGAAAAATATATAAAAAAATATAAAAGGAGTGGTATAATTATGAAGAAAGCTATCAAAATAGAGGGAATGAGTTGTCAACATTGT from Caldisalinibacter kiritimatiensis encodes the following:
- a CDS encoding copper-translocating P-type ATPase, whose amino-acid sequence is METILGNGYFQLILATPVQFIIGYRFYKGAYHSLKGGGANMDVLVAIGTSAAYFYSLYNVLVGIPHYYFESSAVIITLILLGKMLEAIAKGKTSEAIKKLIGLQAKTARVIRNGEEQDIPVEEVVEGDVVIVRPGEKIPVDGKIIEGNSSVDESMLTGESIPVDKRKGDEVVGSTINKHGTFKFTATKVGKDTVLAQIIKLVEEAQGSKAPVQRLADKISGVFVPTVVSISIITFIAWYLVTGNFTNALISSVAVLVIACPCALGLATPTAIMVGTGKGAENGILIKGGEYLEKAHSIDTIVFDKTGTITKGEPEVTDIISFAKDEDTVLTLAASAEKGSEHPLGEAIVKRAKEKEIEFKEIENFEAIPGKGIQAVIEGKTIYVGNRKLMIEKDIEIDNIEQDISKLEQEGKTAMLVSVSDKVIGIIAVADTIKEGSKEAIQQLRDMGVEIYMLTGDNQRTANAIAKEVGIKNVIAEVLPENKAEKIEELRNQGKRVGMVGDGINDAPALTIADVGFAIGTGTDIAMEAADITLMKGNLKDIVASIELSRKTMRTIKQNLFWAFAYNTAGIPLAAFGFLSPMIAGAAMALSSVSVVSNSLRLKRYRV